Sequence from the Pedobacter sp. D749 genome:
GAAACAGGAAGAGTGGAAGAACAACAAAACCCGTATCATGGTGGCCACAAATGCCTTCGGCATGGGCATAGATAAAGCAGATGTTCGTTTTGTAGTGCATTTAGATTTACCAGAAAGCTTAGAGGCCTATTACCAGGAAGCAGGTAGGGCAGGGCGCGATGAAAAGCGAAGTTACGCTGTTCTTTTAGCCAATCAGTCTGATGTTTTAGGCCTGGAGTCCAGGTACCTTGATAGTTTTCCATCTCCTGACGAAATCCGAAAAACCTATCACTATCTTGGCAACTATTTTCGACTGGCATTTGGTGCCGGCGAAGGGCTAACCCTTGCTTTCGATATAGCTGATTTTTGTAAACGATTTAATATCAGTGTTTTAAAGACAATTTCTGCATTGAAATTTTTAGAGCATGATGGTTATCTAACCTTATCTGAAAGTGTTTTTTTACCATCGAGAATAATGTTTATTGCCAGTCATGAAGATATTTACCGTTTTCAAATTGAAAATAAGGCTTACGATGGGATTATAAAGACGATTTTGCGTTCGCATGGCGGCGCTTTCGATGGTTTTGTTAAAATTAATGAGGCGGATTTAGCCAAAAAAACGGGCTTGTCTTACCAAGAGATTATCGCTTTATTGAATAAGCTGCAGGCTATTGAATTGCTGACATATATTCAACAGACCGATCAGCCACAGTTACAATATGTTAGACCAAGAGTTGATATGGATCATTTTGACCTCGATGTGAAATACCTCGGGCTGAGAAAAGAGATCTTACACAAGCAGATTAATGCGGTGGTGGCTTACGCTTCGTCTAATTTGTGCAGAAGTGTTCAGTTGCTGAATTATTTTGATGAACATCATGCTACAAAATGTGGTGTTTGCGATGTTTGCTTAGCTGAAAAAAGAGCCGAAAACCAGAACCAAGTGGGCGAAGAAATTGAATTTGAAATTATTTCTTTACTACAAAAGCAAGCGCTAAGTCTTGATGATCTGGCTACTAATATTAAAAATGGTACTGAAGCTGAAAGAATTGATGCCATCAGAGAGTTATTAGATGCAGGTAAGATTAAAACTGATGGGAAGAAGTATTATCTTTAGATGGGAGATGGGAGATGGGAGATGGGAGAAAATGCCTATCAAGTTAGCAATAAAATATTAGTTTTGTAATGAACTATTTAATCAGTGGTATCCAAACAATCAGTTTAGTCTTCCGAGAAGCGAAAAACAAATGATAGAAAAAGATAATAAGAAAACCATACGCTCCTGGGCTTTCTTCGACTGGGCAAATTCTGCCTATAATTTAGTGATTACCTCGACCATTTTTCCAGTTTACTATGTTGCAATTACTACAACAAAAGCGCATGGCGACGAAGTAACTTTTTTTGGTAAAACGTTTATAAATACCGTTCTTTCTAATTATGCGCTTGCTTTCGCTTACTTATTAATGGTGGTTTTGTTGCCGGTACTATCTTCCTATGCGGATGCGAAAGGCAAAAAGAAGTTCTTCATGAAATTGTTTACCTATGTCGGATCTTTCGCCTGCATGGGTTTATTTTTCTTCAAACTGGAAACTTTAGAAGCTGGAATTATTTGCTTTGTGCTGGCTGCAATGGGCTATGTGGGCGGTGTAATGTTTAATAATGCCTATTTGCCCATAATTGCTTCAACCGATAACCAGGATAAAGTAAGTGCCCAAGGATTTTCATACGGCTACGTGGGTAGCGTGATATTGCAGTTAATCTGTTTTGTTTTTGTGCTAAAACCCGAACTGTTCGGAATTACGGATAAATCATTGCCTGCTCAAATATCATTTTTGTTGGTTGGTATCTGGTGGTTTTTATTCGCTCAGATTCCTTTTAAAGCTTTGCCTAAAGATGTGCCTAATCCAGGCGCTGTAAACAAGGGGATTATTAAAAGCAGTTTCGGTGAATTTGCAAAAGTGTGGAACCAGCTAAGGCAAATGAAGTTTTTAAAAACTTATTTAATTGCCTTCTTTTTTTATTCGATGGGTGTACAAACCATTATGCTTGCTGCTGCGGGTTTCGGAGCCAAGGTTTTAAAAATGGAATCGGGCAGTTTAATTGCCGTTATCTTAATCATTCAATTGGTGGCAATCTTAGGCGCATGGATGATGTCGCTTTTAGCCAAAAAAATGGGTAACATTAATGTTTTAATAATTGTAGTTTTGGTTTGGGTAGGTTGCTGTATTTATGGCTATTTTATAATTAATTCTACTCAATTTTATGCCCTGGCCGCCATTGTCGGCCTGATTATGGGCGGAATACAATCTTTATCACGTTCTACTTATTCTAAACATATTCCGGAAAACACAACCGACACCGCTTCATTTTTTAGTTTTTACGATGCCACAGAGAAATTGGCAATCGTAATTGGCCTGTTTAGTTTTGCATTTATTGAGGGTTTAACACACAATATGCGCCAATCCATCATCGCTTTGGCATCATTTTTTATAGTGGGATTGGTGTTTTTAGTATTCCTGAAAAAAATCGAGCGCAATGAAACCGCAAAATTGTAAGTTTGCAGACTAAAGAATTTGTTGATGAAAGTAGAATTGTTTGTTCCCTGTTTTGTAGACCAGTTATATCCCGAAACCGCTTTTAATACGCTAAGGTTATTAGAAAAGTCAGGATGTAAAGTAGAATACAACTCGAAACAAACCTGCTGTGGTCAGCCGGCATACAATGCGGGTTATTGGGATGAAGCTAAAGAAGTGGGTACAAAATTTCTGAACGATTTTAACGAAAATACCTATGTGGTGGCCCCATCGGCATCTTGTGTAGGGATGGTGAAAGGAGGATTTAACGATCTTTTTACCAATA
This genomic interval carries:
- a CDS encoding ATP-dependent DNA helicase RecQ, translated to MTAIEILQKYWGHQAFRPLQEDIIASVLAGNDSLALLPTGGGKSICFQVPALVKEGICIVVSPLIALMKDQVENLKSKGIEAIAIYAGMGKREIDILLDNCIYGKIKFLYLSPERLLADLVRVRISYMNVNLIAVDEAHCISQWGYDFRPPYQQISKLREILPDVPVLALTATATSFVRKDIIEKLEMKDPQVFVKSFARDNLSYVVFGNEDKYKKLIDICQKVKGTGLVYVRNRRETAEVANFINRNQIKADFYHAGLERDVRFLKQEEWKNNKTRIMVATNAFGMGIDKADVRFVVHLDLPESLEAYYQEAGRAGRDEKRSYAVLLANQSDVLGLESRYLDSFPSPDEIRKTYHYLGNYFRLAFGAGEGLTLAFDIADFCKRFNISVLKTISALKFLEHDGYLTLSESVFLPSRIMFIASHEDIYRFQIENKAYDGIIKTILRSHGGAFDGFVKINEADLAKKTGLSYQEIIALLNKLQAIELLTYIQQTDQPQLQYVRPRVDMDHFDLDVKYLGLRKEILHKQINAVVAYASSNLCRSVQLLNYFDEHHATKCGVCDVCLAEKRAENQNQVGEEIEFEIISLLQKQALSLDDLATNIKNGTEAERIDAIRELLDAGKIKTDGKKYYL
- a CDS encoding MFS transporter; translation: MIEKDNKKTIRSWAFFDWANSAYNLVITSTIFPVYYVAITTTKAHGDEVTFFGKTFINTVLSNYALAFAYLLMVVLLPVLSSYADAKGKKKFFMKLFTYVGSFACMGLFFFKLETLEAGIICFVLAAMGYVGGVMFNNAYLPIIASTDNQDKVSAQGFSYGYVGSVILQLICFVFVLKPELFGITDKSLPAQISFLLVGIWWFLFAQIPFKALPKDVPNPGAVNKGIIKSSFGEFAKVWNQLRQMKFLKTYLIAFFFYSMGVQTIMLAAAGFGAKVLKMESGSLIAVILIIQLVAILGAWMMSLLAKKMGNINVLIIVVLVWVGCCIYGYFIINSTQFYALAAIVGLIMGGIQSLSRSTYSKHIPENTTDTASFFSFYDATEKLAIVIGLFSFAFIEGLTHNMRQSIIALASFFIVGLVFLVFLKKIERNETAKL